CAGCAGTAGTTTTCTTCTTGAATTCTGCTGCTTGACCGCCAAATCGTAGATTGACTTTACATAGATATGGAAAAACCCCGTCAAAACAAagagtaaaaaaaataaacatgcaccagccgggaatcgaacccgggtctgtaccgtggcagggtactattctaccactagaccaCTGGTGCTGGATGTTGCAATTCCATTATTTAATTTACTCGATGTAAAAAGAAAACCAATCAGAGCCAGGGAAATCTTTGGAATCTCTTGGGAAAACTGTTTTTCAGAAAAGGCGTAACTTTTGGCTGGGGATAAAACTAGAGATTTCAGCGATCTTACTTCTGGAGAAGCAAAACAACCTCAATGTTTCGCCTGAATACGGGATTTACATGATTATCCAAGGGTGGTTAAAGCGTTGGATTTAAATCATTCTAAATCCAAATGAGATTGCCCATTGGTATTCAAGGGGGGAATAAGCAGTAAACAGAagaattaaccttttttttttcaacaaccAAACGTAATCTCattaattactttttttttttttttttttcaaaagcatataaaaatagCCGATTGAATATTGCCAGGAAGGCTCGTATGGCCATAAAGATGTCTTCATTAGGAGACTCATGCTAAAGGTATTAGTAgttaaattaattaaataattgaGAGTAGTTGTTTAGTCCTCTTAATCACTGAGCTATGCTCATCTGTATTAATCTTATTCAGTTTTATATCTCCATCCTAAGAAGAGTTTAGTTTCTTTGTTACCTACTCCTAATTTCTTCATTTAACTTTCTTCAATTCAGAACCATTTTTCTCTTTTTCATATTCATTCCCTCCTAATTTGATTATGGCTTTGGATGCAGTTCTTGTTAATGGAGTGACCGAAATCATAAAGAAAGTACTACCTATTATTACTGAGCAGATTACTCTGGCATGGGGTGTAAAAGACGATTTGAGAAAGCTCAAGGAAACCTTATAGTCAATTCAAGCTCTAATTACTTCTGCTGAGGAAAAACGAGTAAATGATCCTACTGTTAGACTCTGGTTGAGAAGGCTTAAAGACGTTGTTTATGATGTTGACGATGTTATGGATGATTTCTTGTATGCGCCGCCTTGAAATGGGAAGCCAACTTAAACACAAGGTACGAGACTTTGTTTCCAATCCACTTGTATTTCAATTCAAGATGTCTCGTAAAATTAGCGGTATCAATAAAAGATTAGATGGAATTTACGAAGAAAATATTAGGTACTCGTTGAATGCTAGTGGTTTTCACCCTGACCAAACTAGGGAGCAACCTAATCGTCTAACATCATCGGTGGTAGATGATTCAGTGCTTATAGGGAGGGATGATGCAAAATCAGACATGGTAAAATTTTTGTCTGACAAGTCGTTACCACCATCATTATCCATTGTGGGTATGGGTGGACTTGGCAAGACTTCACTAGCTCAGTTGGTCTACAATGATGAGTCCATAGGAAAATACTTTGAGCTAAAGATGTGGGTTTGCATATCTGATGATTTCAATGTCTATAAGATCTTACAAAATATCTTAGAGTCCATTACTGGAGGCACATGTGGTGATCTATCAAATGTTGATGTCCTGGCGAATAAGGTTAAGGAAAGGTTGGCCGGTAAAAGGTATCTGCTAGTTTTGGACGATTTGTGGAACGAGGATATTGATGATTGGGAAAAACTAAAGAATGTTCTTGGCTTCGGCAGCAAAATCTTAGTCACTACACGTAACCAAAAGGTTGCAGATGTTGTTGGGGGTAAAATTTacaattttaaaaaaattatcaGATGCTGATTGTTGGTCTATTATCGAAAGGAAAGTAATGTCTCAGGGTGGAGCAGTGTTGACTTCAGAAATGATACTTATCGGCAAGGATATAGCTGAAAAATGTGATGGTTTACCACTAGCAGTGAACTCTCTAGGAAGTTTAATGTGTTCGAAACGAAATCAAGGTTATTGGCTATCAATTGCAAATAATGATCATTTGTGGAGGACACCAGA
This is a stretch of genomic DNA from Papaver somniferum cultivar HN1 chromosome 1, ASM357369v1, whole genome shotgun sequence. It encodes these proteins:
- the LOC113358345 gene encoding putative disease resistance protein RGA3 → MSRKISGINKRLDGIYEENIRYSLNASGFHPDQTREQPNRLTSSVVDDSVLIGRDDAKSDMVKFLSDKSLPPSLSIVGMGGLGKTSLAQLVYNDESIGKYFELKMWVCISDDFNVYKILQNILESITGGTCGDLSNVDVLANKVKERLAGKRYLLVLDDLWNEDIDDWEKLKNVLGFGSKILVTTRNQKVADVVGGKIYNFKKIIRC